In the genome of Gloeocapsa sp. DLM2.Bin57, the window TTAGGAGGGAAGAGGAGTTAGGTATTAGGTGTTAGGTTTTATTCCAAATTAATTCTTCATGGCCAAGACTGCCTTCGTTAAGAAATTATAAGTTTTACTCCTAGTAGATTTAGTTTAACCGCGAGAAGCCTCAAGCTTTATTTTCTCAAATAAGCGTGAGATGAATCGCGTCCTTATTTTATTTCATCTTGATTCTGTATATAAGTTTTAAGGGTTGAAATAGTAACACCACCACAACTAGCCACAAAATATGAACCATTCCAAAATACATCTTTATGGTAGCTTTGCTCTATCTCAGGGAATTCTTGTCTTAACCTTCTACT includes:
- a CDS encoding IS200/IS605 family transposase → SRRLRQEFPEIEQSYHKDVFWNGSYFVASCGGVTISTLKTYIQNQDEIK